A genomic region of Zygotorulaspora mrakii chromosome 7, complete sequence contains the following coding sequences:
- the POL5 gene encoding DNA-directed DNA polymerase (similar to Saccharomyces cerevisiae POL5 (YEL055C); ancestral locus Anc_6.7) encodes MVIGRVNRDWFYKLASDLEDERVSSAVALIKDLAALELPRDAEEWSYVLKRLVGGLASGRNSARLGFSLCLTEVINLALSIEDEAAKPQELATITKFFDVLSEHLAIDGSATGENASGKVLKGKDERGLLFGKMFALQALLNEPVFSQIFIEDGRVSGFAIRFIDELAQLATLKAWLREPCLFTLFGTIEKLLPFMNSNGIRSILQLFDKYQLTLTNEGLAIYLSLLKNAPNETASACSDLKLNSKCWKANDPLARGNLPLLSQVLRNSGASQEAPDSPTTKNTNWNPRLHFIWDILLPIIASPAAIDEPASDRPPSKKRRKEKSSVVEFPEFWKAAVDETFFNDKASSERKYLGFLIFEKTLDFVSPSWLHCCFSQNFMRCLINQSSNSKRLLYKMSQNSLRKVVNICGDNPSEKLIPCLESILFGSNGSINFDKLTKSKTVSKLISLNNITGNCLSSLFECLASQLSDISKMQKNEVQFSLDTLLHIIRSHKSKINDQLSLKPLLKPIVMCGFFLKGNEYINRIARDRLYSVLSELTTVENKGHSWQFQALEIILEEESSKRELANPLDESLLAIKNDSLVVLKKVSNDLANPQSRGLECLLSMCILEMYAGESESISIIEELCAFYNELQIEKSTSLVGLTEILLSLLAQRKSLFRKLSLLVWQQFINVVGEDELKVLLDVLSARENKKGFSQLFEDTDEQDEDDAEAEESQMEDEDRGEADLEENDRSDEELSASDSDSDSGESNDEGDDDVAEIDKEATSALAKALNIPENMLNDKGEVDFNQMDDESGDDSDEDEIESMDDEMMMQLDGQLSEIFKRRKEALTSVNTGNDRKIEAKESREDVITFKNRIIDMLEIYIKNVEKRIPSNDSTPAALNNLLLFIEPMINCIRETVDQPLALRISKLLKTRIYKIKPSEFQPAIEDSKKLYMMLEATHLRLLAVKNGLHKVIYHSVCATTSLFLAKILIGTRNDEQPGEVCDKIIDLYTTTLKQWKNHGKFGPNLFIDLVNWLASRK; translated from the coding sequence ATGGTGATCGGGCGTGTTAACCGAGACTGGTTTTATAAACTAGCATCTGATCTCGAGGATGAAAGGGTCTCGTCAGCTGTAGCGCTGATAAAGGACCTGGCAGCGCTAGAATTGCCTCGAGATGCTGAAGAATGGTCGTATGTCCTCAAGAGGCTGGTAGGAGGTCTTGCCTCCGGCAGGAATAGCGCACGACTAGGCTTTTCACTGTGTCTTACCGAGGTCATCAATTTGGCCTTAAGCATCGAAGATGAGGCTGCCAAACCTCAAGAATTGGCTACCATTACCAAGTTTTTTGACGTTCTCTCGGAACACCTTGCGATCGATGGCAGTGCGACTGGTGAGAACGCCAGTGGGAAAGTCTTGAAGGGGAAAGATGAGCGTGGTTTGCTATTCGGTAAAATGTTTGCATTACAGGCTTTGCTAAATGAGCCTGTTTTCAGCCAGatatttattgaagatggtAGAGTGTCCGGGTTTGCCATACGGTTCATTGATGAGTTGGCACAGTTGGCAACCTTGAAAGCTTGGTTGAGAGAGCCATGTCTGTTCACACTATTTGGGACGATCGAAAAACTTCTGCCCTTTATGAATTCCAACGGCATCAGAAGTATTCTGCAGTTATTCGACAAGTATCAATTGACCCTCACTAACGAAGGTTTGGCAATTTATCTTTCTCTCTTAAAGAATGCCCCAAATGAAACGGCAAGTGCCTGTTCTGATTTGAAACTGAACTCAAAATGCTGGAAGGCAAATGATCCCCTAGCAAGGGGAAATCTTCCTTTGCTGTCTCAAGTTCTTCGAAACTCAGGTGCGTCCCAAGAAGCCCCAGATTCGCCCACCACGAAGAACACCAATTGGAATCCGAGATTACATTTCATTTGGGATATCCTGCTGCCTATTATAGCAAGTCCTGCAGCTATCGATGAACCTGCTTCTGATAGACCACCCTCAAAAAAGAGGAGAAAGGAGAAGAGTTCAGTTGTTGAATTCCCTGAATTTTGGAAAGCTGCAGTTGAcgaaacttttttcaacGATAAAGCTTCAAGTGAAAGGAAATATTTGGGATTCCTCATTTTTGAGAAGACTCTTGATTTCGTATCCCCAAGTTGGCTACATTGTTGTTTCAGTCAAAATTTTATGAGATGTTTAATAAATCAATCTAGTAACTCTAAGAGATTGTTGTACAAGATGTCACAAAACTCTTTACGCAAAGTTGTCAATATATGTGGAGATAATCCTTCTGAAAAACTGATACCATGCTTAGAATCGATATTGTTCGGTTCAAATGGTTCCATAAACTTTGATAAATTAACCAAGTCCAAAACTGTATCAAAACTAATTTCTCTTAACAACATAACGGGAAACTGTTTGTCAAGTTTATTTGAGTGTTTGGCTTCTCAACTAAGcgatatttcaaagatgcaaaaaaatgaagtaCAGTTCTCGTTGGATACTCTATTACATATCATACGATCTCATAAGTCCAAAATTAACGATCAACTCTCACTAAAACCTTTATTAAAGCCGATTGTTATGTGTGGCTTTTTCCTGAAAGGTAATGAGTATATCAATAGAATTGCAAGAGATAGGCTATATTCAGTACTATCTGAATTGACCACCGTTGAGAACAAAGGTCATTCCTGGCAATTTCAAGCGCTCGAAATTATACTAGAGGAGgaatcttcaaaaagagaacTGGCCAATCCATTAGATGAAAGCCTTCTTGCTATAAAAAATGACTCATTAGTAGTTTTAAAAAAGGTGTCAAATGATCTGGCTAATCCCCAATCTCGTGGTTTAGAATGTCTTCTTTCCATGTGTATCCTCGAGATGTACGCTGGTGAGTCAGAATCCATATCCATAATTGAAGAACTATGTGCATTCTACAATGAATTGCAAATCGAAAAATCAACTTCTCTAGTTGGATTAACAGAAATATTGCTATCTTTGCTAGCACAGAGAAAATCTTTGTTTAGAAAATTGAGTTTACTTGTTTGGCAgcaatttatcaatgttGTCGGTGAAGACGAACTTAAGGTCTTGTTAGATGTTTTGAGTGCTAGAGAGAACAAAAAAGGATTCTCACAATTGTTTGAAGATACTGATGAGCAGGACGAGGACGATGCTGAAGCTGAAGAAAGTCAAATGGAAGACGAAGACAGAGGTGAAGCTGATCTCGAAGAAAATGATCGCTCAGACGAGGAATTGTCTGCGTCGGACAGTGACAGTGACAGCGGTGAATCTAACGATGAAGGGGACGATGATGTTGCTGAAATAGATAAAGAGGCAACAAGTGCGTTAGCTAAAGCTTTGAATATCCCTGAAAATATGCTTAATGATAAAGGGGAGGTTGACTTCAATCAAATGGATGACGAATCAGGTGATGAcagtgatgaagatgaaatagaGTCCATGGATGATGAGATGATGATGCAGTTAGATGGGCAGTTatcagaaatttttaagCGCAGAAAAGAAGCGCTTACAAGCGTTAACACGGGGAATGacagaaaaattgaggCAAAAGAATCTCGTGAAGATGTCATAACTTTCAAGAACAGAATTATCGACATGTTGGAAATCTATATTAAAAATGTGGAAAAGAGAATTCCAAGTAACGATTCTACTCCCGCAGCTCTAAACAATCTATTGCTTTTTATCGAACCAATGATCAATTGTATTCGTGAAACCGTTGACCAGCCATTGGCACtaagaatttcaaaattactTAAGACACGAATTTACAAGATAAAACCATCGGAATTTCAGCCAGCTATTGAAGACTCCAAGAAATTGTACATGATGTTGGAGGCTACACATCTAAGACTGCTCGCAGTGAAGAACGGCTTGCACAAAGTTATTTACCACTCAGTCTGTGCCACAACATCGCTATTCTTGGCGAAGATTTTAATTGGTACGAGAAATGACGAACAGCCCGGAGAAGTGTGTGATAAGATAATCGATCTCTACACCACGACATTGAAGCAATGGAAGAATCACGGTAAATTCGGTCCAAATTTATTTATAGACTTAGTGAACTGGCTTGCCTCAAGAAAGTGA
- the ATP15 gene encoding F1F0 ATP synthase subunit epsilon (similar to Saccharomyces cerevisiae ATP15 (YPL271W); ancestral locus Anc_6.6), whose protein sequence is MSSWRKAGLTYNSYLSVAAKVIRSALKPELQTAAVMNRSKSEGRYVKYENGSAVTDSAPLNDK, encoded by the coding sequence ATGTCTTCTTGGAGAAAAGCTGGTCTAACTTACAACTCATATTTGTCCGTTGCGGCCAAAGTTATACGTTCTGCGCTAAAACCGGAACTGCAGACCGCCGCTGTTATGAACAGATCAAAAAGTGAAGGCAGATACGTCAAATATGAGAATGGTTCAGCCGTAACTGACTCAGCACCATTGAACGATAAATGA
- the MDL2 gene encoding ATP-binding cassette permease MDL2 (similar to Saccharomyces cerevisiae MDL2 (YPL270W); ancestral locus Anc_6.5): MLSMMRLSWAPLPKLPKLFLKRSFASQITSPVVNPYRSIKLSVPSVRTYHAGLPGLRKPHGASAVGQRRIDLKRLYSMTQQLQSQADSQPETQSHSQSPPGNQTDPVKNNAKDEDIKSSWRDMVRLLLLAKPDWKLLLISIALLTVSCVIGMSIPKVIGLVLDDLKTGLENNKDKYGEETPVSMDELPPIVMDMSIYEFLAYFGGFLVVGVAANFGRIILLRLLSERVVARLRANVIKKTIHQDAEFFDRHKAGDLISRLGSDAYVVSRSMTQKISDGFKALICGGVGVGMMISISPALSCLLLLFTPPVLFSSSIFGKRIRNTSTDLQEATGTLTRVSEEQFLGVRTVQAFVAEQKEIHRYNDAIKGIFNVGKRAAITNAKFFTVTSGLGDMSFLVVLAYGSYLVLQGGLSIGDLTAFMLYTEYTGSSVFGLTSFYSELMQGVGAAARLFELTDRIPSIKPTVGKKFIPGHGEIELKNISFSYPTRPGNLIFNGLNMKIKAGSNVCIVGPSGRGKSTIALLLLKFYNPSSGQIFIDKQEISKTSAKSLRRHIGLVQQEPILMSGTIRDNITYGLTYTPTVEEIRTVAKQCFCHNFITKFPQGYDTVIGPQGALLSGGQKQRIAIARAMLKKPTILVLDEATSALDVESEGAINYTFGQLMKKKSITIVSIAHRLSTIRRSENIIVLGNDGSVVESGKFKDLFVDPTSELSKLLREKSSRSENSSIAEPAEQQIDDSLITQSEETLVAADVDEILKDVSTEGKPIKLS, encoded by the coding sequence ATGCTCTCTATGATGCGTCTTTCATGGGCGCCTTTGCCGAAACTGCCCAAACTGTTCTTGAAAAGGTCATTTGCATCGCAGATAACAAGTCCTGTGGTCAATCCGTATAGGAGTATCAAGTTGTCGGTACCTTCCGTGAGGACATACCATGCTGGATTACCAGGTCTTAGAAAGCCTCATGGGGCTTCCGCTGTCGgccaaagaagaattgacCTCAAGAGGCTGTACTCTATGACTCAACAGTTGCAATCTCAGGCTGACTCTCAGCCAGAGACGCAGTCACACTCACAAAGTCCACCAGGAAACCAGACAGACCCtgtaaaaaataatgccAAAGACGAAGACATCAAATCCAGTTGGCGTGATATGGTGCGATTGCTGCTTCTGGCAAAGCCTGATTGGAAATTGCTGCTGATTTCAATAGCTTTACTTACCGTATCATGCGTAATCGGTATGAGCATACCAAAAGTTATTGGGTTAGTCTTGGATGACTTGAAGACCGGGTTAGAGAACAACAAGGATAAGTACGGTGAAGAGACACCAGTTTCCATGGATGAACTGCCACCAATCGTGATGGATATGTCGATCTACGAATTTCTGGCATACTTTGGCGGATTCTTAGTTGTCGGTGTAGCAGcaaattttggaagaataATCCTATTGAGACTTCTCAGCGAAAGAGTCGTCGCAAGACTGAGAGCAAatgttatcaaaaaaactatACATCAGGATGCTGAATTTTTCGATAGACACAAGGCTGGTGATTTGATTTCTAGATTAGGTTCAGATGCCTATGTTGTCTCGCGTTCTATGACACAGAAAATCTCCGATGGGTTTAAAGCTCTTATTTGTGGCGGTGTTGGTGTCGGGATGATGATATCTATATCACCAGCACTTTCATGCTTGTTACTTTTGTTCACTCCGCCTGTTCTGTTCAGTTCGTCGATTTTTGGtaaaagaatcagaaaTACTTCCACTGATCTACAGGAAGCAACTGGTACTCTAACAAGAGTCAGTGAGGAGCAATTCTTGGGAGTAAGGACTGTCCAAGCATTTGTCGCAGAGCAGAAAGAGATTCATAGATACAATGACGCAATCAAGGGAATTTTTAACGTTGGTAAAAGAGCTGCTATTACGAATGCCAAGTTTTTCACAGTTACTAGTGGCCTTGGTGATATGAGTTTTTTAGTAGTTTTAGCATACGGTTCCTATTTGGTTTTGCAAGGTGGACTAAGTATTGGTGATTTAACGGCATTTATGCTGTATACCGAGTATACTGGGAGCTCTGTCTTTGGACTAACAAGTTTTTATTCAGAATTGATGCAGGGTGTTGGTGCTGCTGCAAGACTTTTTGAATTAACAGATCGTATACCATCAATAAAACCAACAGTtggtaaaaaattcattcCTGGGCATGGTGAAATagaattgaagaatatATCCTTTAGTTATCCGACAAGACCGGGAAATTTAATCTTTAATGGTCTAAATATGAAGATAAAAGCTGGCTCCAATGTTTGTATCGTAGGTCCATCAGGACGTGGTAAATCGACGATTGCACTGTTGCTGTTAAAATTTTATAATCCATCCAGTGGTCAAATATTCATTGATAAgcaagaaatttcaaagacaagCGCGAAGTCTTTAAGGCGACATATCGGGTTAGTGCAGCAAGAACCAATTCTAATGTCTGGAACAATCAGGGATAATATTACGTACGGTCTAACGTATACACCaactgttgaagaaataagaaCGGTTGCTAAACAGTGTTTTTGTCATAACTTTATCACCAAATTTCCTCAAGGTTATGACACCGTAATTGGACCCCAAGGAGCACTGCTGAGTGGAGGCCAAAAGCAGCGTATAGCAATCGCAAGAGCTATGCTAAAAAAACCAACCATTTTAGTTTTAGATGAGGCAACTTCAGCACTCGATGTGGAGAGTGAAGGTGCTATCAATTACACATTTGGTCagctgatgaaaaaaaaatcaatcaCTATCGTTAGTATCGCGCATCGTTTAAGTACTATTAGAAGATCAGAAAATATCATAGTCCTAGGCAACGACGGTTCAGTTGTCGAAAGCGGTAAGTTCAAAGATCTATTTGTAGATCCAACCAGTGAGTTATCTAAGTTACTACGTGAAAAATCAAGTAGATCGGAAAATTCATCTATCGCTGAACCGGCTGAACAGCAAATTGATGATTCGCTAATCACACAATCGGAGGAAACTCTTGTTGCTGCTGATGtggatgaaattttaaaagatgTTAGCACAGAGGGAAAGCCTATAAAACTCTCTTAA
- the KAR9 gene encoding Kar9p (similar to Saccharomyces cerevisiae KAR9 (YPL269W); ancestral locus Anc_6.4), with translation MPEVCLSLKDNLTELQEIVEVINNLTAVNAHLKDWLTSLFRRLFSIAENVPSVFTLDVEEKIIYDHLKKVQGNIDTYYTLNKTIDDIEIALSRLLDLLDTSSGITGHDWTLESLVDLIEDCSNAAIELRVGLESRKSVVDAVLEYDEISVDQIETLESLIGKNIQTCFELQEVRFSSPVRHTPSFTLKELIRVLSSYNESSDLKIPTFSSLENSLCRRFLKLKDSILPIEKSLMEILPLRIDHFSSRTVTNIDKICTLMTARRVKLLPQFQLMVAEVDQLKVELIDKKWRIVFQNLIHELTFIFEELESLQKKMTEKKHEQDIQEKFRYQLKKKVRTITKTFSAIEKAVKLSLLDPDTMSKTEELSQKWNEMRPTSEQILAGVDHENKEYSESVVTKLKSLNVSSAIQPTEIPRNKFGSMLMKKMNIKPIMIAGSPASAEKVNPFYQTYRDSEKEGASEHLIMQSVPSLPYRSAGDSFMNDNNSNKQNYNSLKTLEAEKLTFYSQKRSKIPTFKVTTVLPATFLLTPPSKLSQKWDSYQGQGRSLRPPTPVSALLTSSVV, from the coding sequence ATGCCAGAGGTCTGCCTCTCTCTTAAAGATAATCTAACAGAACTTCAAGAAATCGTTGAAGTAATCAATAATTTGACAGCGGTTAACGCCCACCTGAAGGATTGGCTTACTTCTCTCTTTAGAAGACTCTTTTCCATAGCTGAAAACGTTCCATCAGTTTTCACCCTCGATGTTGAGGAGAAGATAATATACGATCACTTAAAAAAGGTTCAAGGTAATATCGATACTTATTACACGCTGAACAAGACAATAGATGACATCGAAATTGCTTTATCGCGCCTTCTGGATTTGTTAGATACAAGCAGTGGCATAACTGGCCACGATTGGACATTAGAAAGCTTGGTTGATTTAATTGAGGATTGTTCAAATGCGGCCATAGAACTAAGGGTGGGACTAGAATCTCGAAAGAGCGTTGTAGACGCTGTGCTAGAATACGACGAAATCTCCGTAGATCAGATAGAGACTTTGGAAAGTCTTATAGGAAAGAACATTCAAACGTGTTTTGAACTACAGGAAGTCAGATTTTCCTCTCCAGTACGACACACGCCATCGTTTACTTTAAAAGAACTAATAAGAGTGCTCTCGTCCTACAACGAATCATCTGACCTAAAAATACCCACATTTTCAAGTTTAGAAAATTCTTTGTGTCGTAGATTTTTAAAGCTTAAGGATAGTATACTGCCAATTGAGAAAAGCCTGATGGAAATTTTGCCCCTGCGAATTGATCATTTCAGTAGCCGTACAGTGACAAACATAGACAAAATATGCACATTGATGACCGCGAGACGTGTCAAGCTTCTACCGCAGTTCCAACTTATGGTTGCGGAAGTGGATCAACTGAAGGTTGAACTTATcgataaaaaatggaggattgtatttcaaaatttgattcacGAACTGACTTTTATCTTTGAAGAACTAGAGTCATtacagaagaaaatgacCGAAAAGAAACACGAACAAGACATACAGGAGAAATTTAGATATCaactgaagaaaaaagtgcGGACCATTACGAAAACTTTTTCTGCTATTGAAAAGGCAGTCAAACTATCCTTACTGGATCCGGATACTATGTCTAAAACTGAGGAACTATCACAAAAATGGAATGAAATGAGACCTACGAGCGAACAAATACTAGCCGGCGTGGATCACGAAAATAAGGAGTACAGTGAAAGCGTTGTTACGAAGCTCAAATCTCTCAATGTTAGTAGTGCCATTCAGCCAACTGAGATTCCAAGAAATAAGTTCGGATCAAtgttaatgaaaaaaatgaacatAAAACCTATAATGATAGCCGGATCGCCAGCATCTGCTGAAAAAGTCAATCCTTTTTATCAGACATATAGGGACTCAGAAAAAGAGGGTGCCTCTGAACACTTAATTATGCAATCTGTGCCTTCACTGCCATACAGAAGCGCCGGTGATAGCTTCATGAATGACAATAATTCGAATAAACAGAACTATAATTCACTGAAAACACTGGAGgctgaaaaattgacaTTCTATTCACAAAAACGGAGCAAAATACCAACATTCAAAGTTACAACCGTACTGCCTGCAACTTTTCTATTGACACCGCCTTCAAAGCTGAGCCAGAAGTGGGATTCATATCAGGGCCAAGGCCGCTCGCTACGACCTCCGACTCCTGTTTCGGCACTTCTTACGTCAAGTGTAGTTTAA
- the PLC1 gene encoding phosphatidylinositol phospholipase C (similar to Saccharomyces cerevisiae PLC1 (YPL268W); ancestral locus Anc_6.3), with protein sequence MSTDVSDTCSNEGTKLSNLFKRDSSRDSLSESSSCSYAKVESSEVSSISVSSEIDNLCTQKMMHSASYGVSRNLKTILRKTSEMVYLSKRPFPDVHAGPLTYVQSFKDIISYFADNEILPSLSSLCQKLQQGLPMQRISRRKQVLYLFKLENEEAITWKAGSKRLELDSIKDIRIGRMASNYREEYGVSEKVANQWITIIYAVSNKLKALHVVAKNENDFNTFLSCVCGLTYTRRELMESISVPDNEKFANIHWRASVSDRKEDELKDTLTFEDVTRLCDRFHIYCSLKHLKKLFSVADINQNGLLNFQEFQAFVKLLKRRPEITSLWDSLTGEGHSMDFDGFYHVIKDVQNEDIDRENARIIFERFCGSHNSVLDENDFIKFLGAQPYMKKLSEDYSKPLNNYFIASSHNTYLLGKQVGETPSVEGYVQALQQGCRCIEIDIWDDDMGPVVCHGFLTGAIPLVNVAEIIRKYAFITSPYPLIISLEINCNTENQIIASSIFQNSLGSMLVRSEFEESGDLPSPKELMHKIILKGKKNANFSLGAINQDNALSAESTSSCSSFDSEAENMGKAVERKSSTRMRRIRRMTISKHVEVCDSVLEICGLFGLKFRNFSLPASKTSNHCFSLNEKKFDSMCKDKTQVLSLDKHNRKYLMRVYPYALRYKSSNFNPIKYWKMGAQMVATNWQTYDLGQQINLAMFQLSNQKNGVLHSGYVLKPPSLIPKVAKVQELPSLYKKMRRSITHINLKVLSAQLLPKPSDGHNGKELFAPYVTVEFIIDEEPISPVGVTNGSKISATTASTSFCKENGLNPSWDTEMSLLVKSLDFAFVRFTVKTNEIILATSCFKVEYLRTGYRHIPLYNVEGEVYIFSTLFIFLDVH encoded by the coding sequence ATGTCTACTGATGTTTCTGATACATGTAGCAATGAGGGAACGAAATTGTCAAACCTCTTCAAGCGCGATTCGTCGCGAGACAGCCTTTCGGAGTCCTCATCATGCAGCTATGCAAAAGTTGAATCATCAGAGGTATCGAGCATTTCTGTGTCTTCAGAAATAGACAATTTATGCAcccaaaaaatgatgcacTCGGCTAGTTATGGTGTGAGCCGAAACCTTAAGActattttgagaaagaCTTCAGAAATGGTTTACTTGTCGAAGAGACCATTTCCCGATGTGCACGCTGGACCACTAACATATGTTCAATCATTCAAGGATATTATCAGCTATTTTGCTGATAACGAGATTTTGCCTAGTTTATCATCGCTATGCCAAAAGTTGCAGCAAGGACTGCCGATGCAAAGGATCAGCAGAAGGAAACAGGTGctttatttatttaaatTAGAGAATGAAGAAGCAATTACTTGGAAAGCTGGTAGTAAACGCTTAGAGCTGGACTCTATTAAAGATATTAGGATTGGACGAATGGCAAGTAATTACAGAGAAGAGTATGGTGTATCAGAGAAGGTAGCAAATCAGTGGATAACGATAATATATGCCGTATCAAATAAGTTAAAAGCTCTACATGTagttgcaaaaaatgagaatgaTTTCAACACTTTTTTGAGTTGTGTGTGTGGTCTTACATACACTAGAAGAGAATTAATGGAAAGCATTTCTGTTCCTGATAAcgaaaaatttgcaaacATCCATTGGCGAGCATCGGTTTCAGATAGAAAGGAAGATGAACTGAAGGATACACtgacttttgaagatgtgACCAGACTTTGTGACAGGTTTCATATATATTGTTCTTTGAAGCACCTCAAAAAGCTATTTTCGGTAGCCGATATCAATCAGAACGGTCTACTCAATTTTCAGGAATTTCAAGCGTTCGTGAAGTTACTGAAAAGACGGCCCGAAATTACAAGTCTGTGGGACTCATTGACAGGCGAGGGACATTCCATGGATTTCGATGGATTCTATCATGTTATCAAGGATGTTCAAAACGAAGACATCGATAGGGAGAATGCAAgaataatttttgaaagattttgtGGCTCACATAATTCAGTTTTGGATGAGAACGACTTCATAAAGTTTTTGGGAGCTCAACCatacatgaaaaaattatctGAAGACTATTCTAAACCACTGAACAATTATTTCATAGCATCGTCCCATAATACGTATCTGCTGGGTAAGCAAGTTGGAGAGACGCCCTCAGTTGAAGGATATGTCCAGGCATTACAGCAAGGGTGTCGATGTATAGAAATTGATATATGGGATGATGATATGGGACCAGTTGTATGTCACGGCTTTTTGACGGGCGCTATTCCACTTGTTAATGTTGCGGAAATCATAAGAAAATACGCTTTCATTACATCTCCATATCCTCTCATAATATCCTTGGAAATAAATTGTAATACAGAGAATCAAATAATTGCAAGTtcaattttccaaaattcCTTGGGATCAATGTTGGTTCGGTCTGAATTTGAGGAGTCTGGAGATTTACCATCTCCAAAAGAGCTTATGCATAAGATAATACTTAAAGGCAAGAAAAACGCAAATTTCTCATTGGGCGCAATCAACCAAGATAATGCACTGTCGGCAGAGAGTACATCCTCGTGCAGTTCCTTCGATTCTGAAGCCGAAAATATGGGCAAAGCAGTGGAGCGTAAGTCGTCCACACGTATGAGACGAATACGTAGAATGACAATATCCAAGCATGTCGAAGTGTGTGATAGCGTTTTAGAGATATGTGGTTTATTCGGTTTGAAATTCAGAAATTTCTCACTGCCAGCATCTAAAACTTCCAACCATTGTTTTTCACTGAACGagaaaaagtttgataGTATGTGTAAGGATAAGACACAGGTGCTATCATTAGATAAACACAATAGAAAATATCTGATGCGGGTTTATCCTTATGCACTTCGATACAAGTCTAGTAATTTCAACCCCATAAAATATTGGAAAATGGGGGCTCAAATGGTCGCAACTAATTGGCAAACGTACGACTTGGGACAGCAGATCAATCTTGCAATGTTCCAACTTTCCAACCAAAAAAACGGTGTACTGCATTCTGGTTACGTGCTAAAACCACCCAGTTTAATTCCGAAAGTTGCAAAAGTACAGGAGCTACCTTCCCTATATAAAAAGATGCGGCGTAGCATTACGCATATTAATCTAAAGGTTCTTTCAGCACAACTACTGCCGAAACCTTCTGATGGACACAATGGCAAAGAACTCTTCGCTCCTTATGTTACGGTCGAGTTTatcattgatgaagaaCCCATCTCACCTGTTGGAGTTACAAATGGATCTAAGATATCAGCAACTACTGCTTCAACCagtttttgcaaagaaaatggaCTAAACCCATCCTGGGATACAGAAATGTCATTGTTAGTAAAATCTCTGGATTTTGCATTTGTCAGGTTTACGGTTaaaacaaatgaaattatATTAGCAACGTCATGTTTTAAAGTTGAGTATTTGAGAACAGGCTACAGACATATACCGCTATACAATGTGGAGGGTGAAGTCTACATTTTCTCTACattatttattttcttAGATGTGCATTAA